In Erinaceus europaeus chromosome 10, mEriEur2.1, whole genome shotgun sequence, one DNA window encodes the following:
- the SDF4 gene encoding 45 kDa calcium-binding protein, with product MASWWAPLCGLPPHCIWLLGTILLLDVAARPANHSSVRERAGRDENEILPPDHLNGVKLEMDGHLNKDFHQEVFLGKDTDGFEEDAEPRKSRRKLMVIFSKVDVNTDRRISAKEMQHWIMAKSAEHFQEAVEENKVHFRAVDPDGDGRVSWDEYKVKFLASKGHDEREVAEKIKNHEELKIDEETQEVLENLKDRWYQADNPPSDLLLTEDEFLSFLHPEHSRGMLKFMVKEIVRDLDQDGDKQLSLSEFISLPVGTVENQQGQDIDDNWVKERKREFEDLIDANHDGIVTMEELEDYMDPMNEYSALNEAKQMIAIADENQNHHLEPEEVLKYSEFFTGSKLVDYARNVHEEF from the exons ATGGCGTCCTGGTGGGCCCCCCTTTGTGGCCTGCCCCCTCACTGCATCTGGCTCCTGGGGACCATTCTTCTGCTGGATGTGGCCGCCCGGCCTGCCAACCACTCATCTGTGCGGGAGAGAGCTGGCAGGGACGAGAATGAGATCCTGCCCCCCGACCACCTGAATGGGGTGAAGCTGGAGATGGATGGACACCTCAACAAGGACTTCCATCAGGAGGTCTTCCTGGGCAAGGACACCGACGGATTTGAGGAGGATGCCGAGCCCCGCAAGAGCCGCAGGAAACTCATGGTCATCTTTTCCAA GGTGGATGTGAACACCGACCGGAGGATCAGTGCCAAGGAGATGCAGCACTGGATCATGGCCAAGTCAGCTGAGCACTTCCAGGAAGCGGTAGAGGAGAACAAAGTGCACTTCCGGGCCGTGGACCCTGATGGTGATG GCCGTGTGTCCTGGGACGAGTATAAGGTAAAGTTCCTGGCAAGCAAGGGCCATGACGAGAGAGAGGTGGCTGAGAAGATTAAGAACCATGAAGAGCTGAAAATCGACGAGgaga CACAGGAAGTCCTGGAGAACCTCAAGGACCGCTGGTACCAGGCGGACAACCCCCCCTCGGACCTGCTGCTGACTGAGGATGAGTTCTTGTCCTTCTTGCACCCAGAGCACAGCCGTGGCATGCTCAAGTTCATGGTCAAAGAGATTGTGCGGGACCTGG ACCAGGATGGTGACAAGCAGCTGTCCCTGTCTGAGTTCATCTCTTTGCCTGTGGGCACTGTGGAGAACCAGCAGGGCCAGGACATCGATGACAACTGGGTGAAGGAGAGGAAGCGGGAATTTGAGGACCTCATTGACGCCAATCATGATGGCATCGTGACCATGGAGGAGCTGGAG GACTACATGGATCCCATGAACGAGTACAGCGCCCTCAATGAGGCCAAGCAGATGATTGCCATTGCCGATGAGAATCAGAACCACCACCTGGAGCCTGAGGAGGTGCTCAAGTACAGTGAGTTCTTCACGGGCAGCAAGCTGGTGGACTATGCCCGCAACGTGCATGAGGAGTTCTGA
- the B3GALT6 gene encoding beta-1,3-galactosyltransferase 6, which produces MKLLRRAWRHRTALSLSGLAVCGAVLLYLARCTADWPRPPLGFRTAPAQPAHSATAFLAVLVASAPRAAERRSVIRSTWLAAARRGVPGDVWARFAVGTHGLGAEERHALEREQARHGDLLLLPALRDSYENLTAKVLAMLAWLDEHVAFEFVLKADDDSFARLDALLAELRAREPARRRRLYWGFFSGRGRVKPGGRWREATWQLCDYYLPYALGGGYVLAADLVHYLRLSRDYLRAWHSEDVSLGAWLAPVDVQREHDPRFDTEYKSRGCSNKYLVTHKQSLEDMLEKHQTLTREGRLCKQEVQLRLSYIYDWSAPPSQCCQRKEGIP; this is translated from the coding sequence ATGAAACTACTGCGGCGCGCGTGGCGGCACAGGACGGCGCTGAGCCTGAGTGGCCTGGCTGTCTGCGGCGCCGTGCTGCTCTACCTGGCGCGTTGCACAGCCGACTGGCCCCGCCCGCCGCTCGGCTTCCGCACTGCGCCCGCCCAGCCCGCTCACTCCGCCACCGCTTTTCTGGCGGTGCTGGTGGCCAGCGCGCCCCGGGCGGCCGAGCGGCGCAGCGTGATCCGCAGCACGTGGCTGGCGGCTGCGCGGCGCGGAGTCCCCGGGGACGTGTGGGCGCGCTTCGCGGTGGGCACGCACGGCCTGGGTGCGGAGGAGAGACACGCCCTGGAGCGCGAGCAAGCGCGGCACGGAGACCTGCTGCTGCTGCCAGCGCTGCGCGATTCCTACGAAAATCTCACGGCCAAGGTGCTGGCCATGCTGGCCTGGCTCGACGAGCACGTGGCCTTCGAATTCGTGCTCAAGGCGGACGATGATTCGTTCGCGCGGCTGGACGCGTTGCTGGCCGAGCTGCGCGCCCGCGAGCCggcgcgccgccgccgcctctaCTGGGGCTTCTTCTCGGGGCGCGGGCGCGTGAAGCCCGGGGGCCGCTGGCGCGAGGCGACCTGGCAGCTCTGCGACTACTACCTGCCCTATGCGCTGGGCGGCGGCTACGTGCTCGCGGCCGACCTGGTGCACTATCTGCGCCTCAGCCGCGACTACCTGCGTGCCTGGCACAGCGAGGACGTGTCTCTGGGCGCCTGGCTGGCGCCGGTGGATGTGCAGCGTGAGCACGACCCGCGCTTCGACACCGAGTACAAGTCCCGCGGATGCAGCAACAAGTACCTGGTGACGCACAAGCAGAGCCTGGAGGACATGCTGGAGAAGCACCAGACCCTGACCCGCGAGGGCCGCCTGTGCAAGCAAGAGGTGCAGCTGCGCCTGTCCTACATCTACGACTGGTCGGCGCCGCCATCGCAGTGCTGCCAGAGAAAGGAAGGCATACCCTGA